TCTGCCCGTACAGCAGCACCTCCCAGAAGTTGCCGTGGTGAGCGGAGACCTTCTCGATCTGCTCGTACTGCTTGGCGAACCCGCCGAAGCCCTCCACCGCCTTCGTGACCGCGCCGAGCCCACCCGCCTGCACCGCCTGGGCCCTGGCCAGGGCGAGGACCGCCGGGGAGACCCTGCCCTCCAGCCGCCGCGCGACCTCGTCGGCGGGTGCCTGTTCGTCCAGGCCGTCCAGGGCCGCTCGGACCTCGGCGGTCATGGACGCGGCCTTCTCCAGCGCCGCCTGGGCGGGACCGCCCTCGTCGATGTTCTTGAGCACGGTGCGGTAGTTCCCGATCAGGGCCTCGACGATCTCCCGCTCGGCCAGCCGGATCTCCTCCAGCTCCACCTTGGCCTTCTTGATCTTCATCGCCACGCGCTTGCAGAACATCGTGGCCAGGTCGTCGCGGACCCGCATCCGCGCCTTGTGCGTCAGGCATGCCACCAGCGCGAGGCGCTTGACGGGCTTGTAGTCCCGCAGCTCCGCCACGTCGGCCGCGTCCGCCTCCCCGGCGAAATCGGTGATCTTCCCCGCCGCGATGTCGTCCATCCACACGCCCGTGTCGCCGAGCTCGTCCACCCATTCCAGCCGCTTGGCCAGGTTCTTGAAGTGTGACCAGGTCGGGCCCTGGTCGGGCTTCTTGAGCCGGTTGAACAGCGTCGTGCCGTCGCTCTGGCGCTCTTCCAGCAGCCGCAGCAGCCCCGCCCGCTCGGGCGCGCTCATCCGGTCGTGGATGCCCGCGCAGATCGAGGCGTTCACCTCGCCGCGGATCTTCGAGGCCATCGCGTCGAAGGTGGAGAACGCCGGCAGCTCCGCCCGGCCTCCACCACTTTCTCCAGCGCGATGTTGATCAGGTCGGCCGGGCGGTTCTTCGCTGCGGCCTCCTTGCGGATCGACTCCTCGGCGATCCGGCGGGCCCGAGCCTGGTCGTACGTCGCGCCCACCCGGCGGCGCACCTCCGTACGCTGCCGCTCGGCGGTCCGGCCCGTCGCCCACAACGACATGGTGCCCTCCGGCAGCTCCACCGCACGGCGGACGAAGTCGACCACCATTTCCGGGTACTCGTCCGGCTTCGGGAACCGCCCCATCCGCTGATACGACTTCAGCGCCAGCAGCAGCGCGAGCTGATGGCCATCAGCGTCCATCCGCTCAGCGGCCCACGCCGCCTCCTCCCGCGTCGGCGAGAAGAACAGATGCAGCTCATGCGCGGTGATCAGCCGCTTGAACCGCGGATACGCGGTCCGCTCGATCGAGGTCAAGATCCCCACCCGGCCCGGACGACAGCCCAACGTCACACCAACGACACTGAGCTGAACGGGTGACGGCTCCGCCAACGCGCAACCCAAGATCAACTATTGGCGGCTTCTGGCCTCACCTCGGCGACACCCCGAAGTGGTCCGTGAACACTGTCCCCGCCCCGGGGAGCCCGATACTCTGGAACGGTGAAGGCGAAATCGAACGATGAAGCGAACCAGGCGAAGACCCTCGCCGGGTCGGTTCGTCGCGCCTCCAAGTCGATCGTCTGGAACACCAGTAAGGCTGGCAAGACCAGCATGGCGCTGCTGACCTCAGCCGGTCGGCGGAACCAGAAAACCGTGGTCAAGGGCTCAAAGCTGGCCAACAGCAGCATCACCAAGGGTGGGATCGGCACCCGGGTGAAGGTCAAGAACGCGCTGAAGAAGCCACCGGCCAGGAAGCCCAGGCCGACGCTGATCGAGCAGATCAAAGCACCGATGACAGCGGCAGAGGCCCGCAGGCTAACTGAGGCACTTCATGCTTCCGACCGTCCGACCAGGAAGCTGCCGCCTCGCCCGTGACCCTTTTTGTCGTCTGGAAGATCGCGAACAAGCAGCAGGACGCCCGGGCTATGGAGGCCTTCACATGCGCCGTGAAACACCCTCCAAGGAACCGGGCGTTCTCCTGGGAGCTGGAAGTCCAGAAGTACTTCCACAAGGCAGTCTGGGCCGACACGAATGAGTCCAGCCACCTTGGCCAGCGCTTCCGGATCGCCGACGACGGTGAAGGCATAGCCGCCGCCTATACCCACGCACGGCTCGCAGACCAGCCCGAGTTCACCCCGCCGGCCGGAGAGCAGACCAGGCTCCTCGTCATGCTCGGCATCGCGGTCCGTCACCGGCACCAAGGCGGCAAGTTCGCCGACGAAGTCCTCCTGGATGCTCTCTACGACATCTTGGACTCTGAACCGGACAGCGCGAGGGTTAACGTCCTGGCCAAGGTTCACATGCACAACATCCCGAGCCAGAAGATGCTGGCGAGAGCGGGATTCCAGCACAACACAGCGGGAACTCCCACCAAGCCCCTCGCCTGGTGGGGTCTGACTCTGGAACGCTGAAGACGTTGGATACCGTTTACAGCGCAAAACGCCTGCTGCACCCCTTGAACTCAGTGCCCACGGGTGGGGTTACTAGCGGCGAGAGGGCGAGTTCACCTTCAACATCTCTAGAGTCTGAGTGACGAAGCCGACGGTGTGACCTTCGCTTTCTTCGCTCCAAAGCGGTCGAGAAGTTGGCGAGTACCATTCATGCGTTCCATGGGGTGGCGCCCAGGGCCCACGATGACTTCATCCACTGCATCAGGTGTGAATTTCAATGGGATATACGGCGTGACTCCGACGGGGCCCGGTCGAAACTCTACGTCATCGCCAATTACTTCCCTTGGGATCATGAGACGCCATTCTTGCTCCTCCTCGAACGAAGGATCCTTGACCATGGTCAGTGCTTTCAGGTAATCCTGCATCAAGGTAATGCCTGGATGTAGTGATCTCGGAAGCAATCGATGATCCCCGTAACAAGCTAGATCAAATCCGTAACGGATCCAGTCGAACTCCCCATCCTCGCGATTTGACAAGGATTCCAACATGTCGGGCCTGAATCCGATTGCATAGCCCCCTACTCCACCGTAACCACGCCACTGGCTGAGTAGATCTCCATTGCCGCAAAAACAGCAGACGTATATATGGCAGGGCGAAGACTCGGACGGTCCGCCAACTCTCTGAAGGTCCGCAATGATGTCGCTGAGCACCGGCAGGAGACCCGTCTCGTCCGGTGCCTTCATGTGAACTTTGCGACGCGCTCGCCGCTGTTCTCGCAGGCGGAGTTCCTTGATGATGTTTGCGTGCCGGTCGAGTCTCAGCTTCCCATTTGCTTGCTGATCGCGAAGGGTAATGTTTTGCTCTTCCACCCGAAGGATGCTCAATAGATTGTCGCGAGCGTATATTAGCTCTTGGGCGTCGTTTAGAAATTCAACGTCAGCGGCCCGGATGTTGCCCGATGACATGATTCCCTGCAGTCCGGCCTGGTCTGTGTAGTGGTAAGCCCGTTTGAGTCTCGACGGGGCAGGATTCCGTTGACGGAAATCTTTGAACCAATCAGACCTGAGTTTCTGGAGCCCGTCGGGCGGGATCATGATGGATTCGGCCATGCCAACTCCATGCCTTCACGAATGAATGGCGGGCGGGCGCTCGGCCGTGGAGGCCAGCGCCACCCTTCCGTGAGTCCTCCGATCTCAACCGTATGACCCGTTGCCAACTTTCTCTCGTTGAGGACGAACCCGTCATTCCGTGATGTTGTCTACGTCGCGGCGTATACGCGCCGCACCGACCTGGACGACGTCGCTCGCGTTCTGGAGTCGCTCTTCGGACAGTGGGAGCGGGTGGCGAGAATGTCCAACCCGCTGGGCTATGCAGTGGCTGCCGCGCGGAACCGGGCGGTCGACGTGCTGCGACGGCAACGGGAGATTCCCACCGACAGTGAACTCCTCATCCCGCTCGTTGAACAGCAAGATCATGGAACGGCGGTTGGTGACTCCGATGTTCTGGAGGACGTGCTTTCCGCGGTGAAGGCGATGCGCGGGCAGATGGGACGGGTGCTTCTCATGAGCCTCGCTGGCCTGGGCCATGGGGAGATCGCCGAGCGCCTGGGAGTCACGCAGAGCACGGTCAGACTGTTGCTGCATCGCGGCTGGCGGCAGCTCATGGCCTCCGATGAGGTCCGCTGACGCTCTCGCCGTATATAGGGAGAACGGCATTCAGGGCAGCAACAGTGCTGTTGCAAGGCTTGCGTCGGATCCCGGTAGCTTCACCTGGGCGGTCGCTGCGCGGGGGCTAGCTGCACCTTCAGAATCAATGGCGGAAGAACGTTCGGAGTCGACGGCTCCGCGCACCGCGGCGCGCTGGCCGCGGGCGGGGCCACCGTCGCGGTGCTCGCCTGCGGGGTCGATGTCGCCTATCCCCGCGGCCATGCCGAGTTGATCGGGCGCATCGCAGAACAGGGCCTGGTCATTGGGGAGTTGCCGCCAGGCGCCCACCCCACGCCCAGCAGATTCATCCTCCGGAACCGGGTGATCGCCGCACTGACCAGGGGAACCGTGGTCGTGGAGGCCCAATACCGCAGCGGTTCGCTGGTCACGGCGCGCAGCGCGCAGAAGCTCGGCCGTTTCACGATGGGCGTCCCAGGCCCCGCCACCAGCGGGCTCTCGGCCGGCGTGCATGAACTCCTACGCGGTGAGAGCGTGCTGGTCACCGATGCCTCCGAAGTGGCCGAGCTGGTCGGCGACATCGGTGACCTCGCCCCGGACCGTCGAGGCCCCGTGCTCCCCAGGGATCTGCTGGATCCCGCCAGCGCACGGGTCCTTGAGGCCATACCGGCCCGCGGCGCCGTCGCCGGTGACCAGGTGGCGCGCGGAGCGGGGACGACGGCCGACGAGGCGCTCGGCAGGCTGTACGAACTGCATTCCCTGGGGTTCGTCGAACGGCACGGCGACCGCTGGCAGTTGACACACAGCGCGATCCGCAGCTCGAACGCGCGGCGAGGCGGTACTTGACCTGGGGCATTCGGGTGAAAAGGTGATGCCGATGACCTTTGGAGTCCTGCGGTTGGCGCCCGAGGGGCCGGCGCGCGCGGTGTCGGCCCTGGTTCGAAGATGTGGCCGACGGCCGGTACCCGCACAGGTTCGTTCCCCCGATCTTCGCCCACCGCGACGGTTCAGTCACGCTACGCTCACCAGGATTCCGGCCCAGGCGCTCGTCCCCTCCCACATCACAGCAGAACGGCTCAAGGCAACGCATGCCCCAGCAGCACACCTCCGGGTCTGACCGCGCGGCAGTGCCACCCGCTGCCCGTGGCACCGTGCGGCCCCCCGCTCCCTCGTCGCTCGACGAGTTGTGGCGGTCGTACAAGGCCACGGGTGACGAGCGGCTGCGGGAGCAGTTGATCCTGCACTACTCGCCACTGGTGAAGTACGTCGCGGGCCGGGTGAGTGTGGGGCTGCCCTCCAATGTCGAGCAGGCGGACTTCGTCTCCTCCGGAGTCTTCGGACTCATCGACGCCATCGAGAAGTTCGACATCGAGCGGTCCATCAAGTTCGAGACGTACGCGATCACCCGCATCCGCGGTGCGATGATCGACGAGCTGCGCGCCCTGGACTGGATCCCACGCTCCGTGCGGCAGAAGGCCCGGGCCGTGGAGCGCGCCTACGCCACGCTCGAGGCGCAGCTGAGACGTACGCCCTCCGAGTGCGAGGTCGCCTCCGAGATGGGGATCGGCGTTGAGGAACTGCACGCGGTTTTCAGCCAGTTGTCGCTGGCGAACGTCGTCGCGCTGGAGGAGCTGCTGCACGTCGGCGGCGAGGGCGGCGACCGGCTCAGCCTGATGGACACCCTTGAGGACACCGCCGCCGACAACCCGGTCGAGGTGGCCGAGGACCGCGAGCTGAGGCGGTTGCTCGCCCGCGCCATCAACACCCTTCCCGAGCGCGAGAAGACCGTCGTCACCCTCTACTACTACGAGGGCCTCACGCTCGCCGAGATCGGCAATGTTCTCGGCGTGACGGAGAGCAGAGTCAGCCAGATCCACACAAAGTCGGTGCTGCAGCTGCGGGCGAAGCTGGCCGACGTCGGGCGGTGACGCCGAATCGTCCCTCCCCCAAGGAGACATCCGTAGAGTGGTGACGTGCCCAGGATTCGAGCGGCCTCCGTGGCCGAGCACCGGACGATGCAGCGCGCCTCCCTGCTGGACGCCGCACGGTCCCTTCTGTCCGAAGGCGGTACGGAGGCGCTGACCTTCCCCGCTCTCGCCGAGCGCACGGGACTGGCCAGGTCCTCCGTCTACGAGTACTTCCGCTCGCGCGCCGCCGTCGTCGAAGAGCTCTGCGCGGTCGACTTTCCCGTCTGGGCGGCGGAGGTCGAGGTCGCGATGCAGCAGGCGGACACGGCCGAGGGCAAGGTCGAGGCCTATGTACGCCAGCAACTGCAGCTGGTCGGGGACCGACGCCACCGCGCGGTTGTAGCCATCTCGGCAAGCGAGCTGGATGCCGGCGCGCGGGAGAAGATCCGTGCCGCGCACGGCGGGCTGATCGCGATGATCGTCGAGGCGCTCGGAGAGCTGGGCCAGGACGAGCCCCGGCTGGCCGCGATGCTGCTGCAGGGCGTCGTGGACGCGGCGGTACGCCGTATCGAGCTCGGCGCGGCCGAGGATCCGGCGGTGATCGCCGACGCGGCGGTGGCGATGGCCCTGCGAGGCGTACGGGGCTGATCCCGCCCCGCAGCAGCCGCCGCGCCACAGCGGCCGTGGCCAGGAGCAACGCCGCGTGCACGGCGTCGGCAGCCCCAGCGAGAGCCGGAGCGTCAACCGGCTCGTCAACCGGTGCGGCAGCCGGAGAAAGCGGCGGTTCAAGGGCCGGGACGCCGAAGACCGGGAGCAGTCGCGACGGGCCGCGGCGCAGCAGCCAGGGCGGCAGCAGGGACAGCGGATCCAGATACTCCGTGCCCCGCAGCAGCCCCCAGTGCAGGCAGCCCGCGGCACAGTGCGAGGGCCCCGGCGCGATGGTGGCCACCACCTGGCCGGCGCTCACCTCCGCGCCCTGGGCAAGCAGCGGGCGGACCGGCTCGTACGTTGTGCGCAACGGCGGCTCACCCGTACCGGTGAGAGCGATGACGAGCACGCCACGGCCCGCGACCGGGCCCGCGAACGAAACCCGGCCGGGTGCCGCGGCCCGCACCGGGGTGCCCGGCGGCGCGGCCAGGTCCACTCCGCGGTGCCCCGCCCCGTACGTCGAAGCAGGCGGCTCCCAGCCCCGTACGACCT
The Streptomyces lunaelactis genome window above contains:
- a CDS encoding DUF2971 domain-containing protein, which produces MAESIMIPPDGLQKLRSDWFKDFRQRNPAPSRLKRAYHYTDQAGLQGIMSSGNIRAADVEFLNDAQELIYARDNLLSILRVEEQNITLRDQQANGKLRLDRHANIIKELRLREQRRARRKVHMKAPDETGLLPVLSDIIADLQRVGGPSESSPCHIYVCCFCGNGDLLSQWRGYGGVGGYAIGFRPDMLESLSNREDGEFDWIRYGFDLACYGDHRLLPRSLHPGITLMQDYLKALTMVKDPSFEEEQEWRLMIPREVIGDDVEFRPGPVGVTPYIPLKFTPDAVDEVIVGPGRHPMERMNGTRQLLDRFGAKKAKVTPSASSLRL
- a CDS encoding sigma factor-like helix-turn-helix DNA-binding protein encodes the protein MRTNPSFRDVVYVAAYTRRTDLDDVARVLESLFGQWERVARMSNPLGYAVAAARNRAVDVLRRQREIPTDSELLIPLVEQQDHGTAVGDSDVLEDVLSAVKAMRGQMGRVLLMSLAGLGHGEIAERLGVTQSTVRLLLHRGWRQLMASDEVR
- a CDS encoding GNAT family N-acetyltransferase yields the protein MTLFVVWKIANKQQDARAMEAFTCAVKHPPRNRAFSWELEVQKYFHKAVWADTNESSHLGQRFRIADDGEGIAAAYTHARLADQPEFTPPAGEQTRLLVMLGIAVRHRHQGGKFADEVLLDALYDILDSEPDSARVNVLAKVHMHNIPSQKMLARAGFQHNTAGTPTKPLAWWGLTLER
- a CDS encoding DUF4158 domain-containing protein produces the protein MTSIERTAYPRFKRLITAHELHLFFSPTREEAAWAAERMDADGHQLALLLALKSYQRMGRFPKPDEYPEMVVDFVRRAVELPEGTMSLWATGRTAERQRTEVRRRVGATYDQARARRIAEESIRKEAAAKNRPADLINIALEKVVEAGRSCRRSPPSTRWPRRSAAR
- the whiG gene encoding RNA polymerase sigma factor WhiG → MPQQHTSGSDRAAVPPAARGTVRPPAPSSLDELWRSYKATGDERLREQLILHYSPLVKYVAGRVSVGLPSNVEQADFVSSGVFGLIDAIEKFDIERSIKFETYAITRIRGAMIDELRALDWIPRSVRQKARAVERAYATLEAQLRRTPSECEVASEMGIGVEELHAVFSQLSLANVVALEELLHVGGEGGDRLSLMDTLEDTAADNPVEVAEDRELRRLLARAINTLPEREKTVVTLYYYEGLTLAEIGNVLGVTESRVSQIHTKSVLQLRAKLADVGR
- a CDS encoding TetR/AcrR family transcriptional regulator; amino-acid sequence: MAEHRTMQRASLLDAARSLLSEGGTEALTFPALAERTGLARSSVYEYFRSRAAVVEELCAVDFPVWAAEVEVAMQQADTAEGKVEAYVRQQLQLVGDRRHRAVVAISASELDAGAREKIRAAHGGLIAMIVEALGELGQDEPRLAAMLLQGVVDAAVRRIELGAAEDPAVIADAAVAMALRGVRG